The nucleotide sequence ACACATTGACCAGTGTAGTGACATAAAGACCGTCTTTACTTTCAATCTGCTCCCCGCACTTGGAGACATAAAGATTTCTATGCTAAATGGTCATAttagaacaaaagaaagatttTCCAGGTTTtaaaggtgtgtatatataaataaaaaaacaggcaTTGTGCTAATGCTCTATAGGTTTCCAGATAGCTTGAGGGAGATTTGTGAGGGCTCTAATAGTATCAGAGAGGAGATCATCACCTTATCTGCAGAGAGCTAAGCTAGTTCAGCCTTTGGGTTGAATGAGAATGAGTGTAGCACATGCCTTCTGCTTGTAATGGTATTAGCAATTACTCTTAAAGCAAACAATGACCAGATAAGGTCATGATACGTTACATGTATTTGTcaggaatgtaaataaaatagaagtAATAACTTGATTTAAATGGTACTTGTGAGTGATAGCAATTACAATGTCACAGCATTGATTACCTCACCTGTGCCTGAGGGCATAGTTAGCACATGTACCTCACACCTTTGGGGTTGAGGGTTTGATTCTttcctctgccctgtgtgtgtggagtttgcatgttctcccagtgcttcAGATGTTGCCTGTGTgtactctagtttcctccctcagtccagTTGCATTGCAGGCTGATTGGATCTCTAAAATGTCTGTAGCatatgaatgggtgtgtgtgtgtgtgtgtgtgtgtgtgtgtgtgtgattgtgccctgcaatgggttggcaccctgtcctaGGTGTCCCCCACCCTGTCCCCCAAGTCCCCTAGGATAGACTctaggatggatagatgaatggatttGTTAGATGAATGCAGGTTGATGCATAGTGTAAGAATATGTGTGCATTGTGGACAGCACTGATTAGATGTCCCTTACTGTTAAACATCAGGCATATGCATATTGCTGACAGATTTTTCTATACATGTCTGGCTCAAATCAGAAGCAGAATGAGGTAGTCTGTGCATTTTCTGTATTGGTAGTAAGCCACGGTAATTAGGAATGATGAATACACAGAACTTGAAAAGAAAGTGGTTAATGATCTTCTACATTGTACTAATTCTTACTACATAGAAACATTTGCTTTaactatattatttttattaataaatgtcttGGATGGAAATATTCATGAGGTCTTTCTTTGTGATTGGTTATAGATCGTGAACAATGGGAGCTGTGCAATAAATGCAACCTTATGAGGCCAAAGAGGTCACACCACTGCAGCCGCTGTGGACACTGCGTTCGCCGCATGGACCACCACTGTCCCTGGTAGGATCATGTCTTTATCAATGTCTTTATTGTTTGCTGGTTGTGAAAGGCATACAGTGCACATATTCTTGGTTCTCCCACTATAGTTAAATTGTCTAGGCAAAAATGTCACTCCGAAATCTTTTCCGTTAGGGTTTCTTTCTATAGAGCTCTGCTCATAGGTGTTTAACCCTTTGGATTTGACATGTcaaaaaaaatccttcaatGGTTTGGAAGTGAACATGCATGCAATGTTCAACGTTAACaattaacaataaaacaaagATTGTACTAATTAAGATTATGACCTCCATGTACCACTGAGGTGAGTAAACCTGGAATGGACTGGATAAGAAGAAGGTGCTCTCAAACATTTTGCCCCACCCTGTCAGCTTAATCTGATTGCTGAGTAGGATTTGCACTGAGagcataaaaatatttcttaaacaTGGACATCTTGACTTAAGACATATTCTACAACATGGCCATCACTTTTATTTctaataacattatgaccacctcaaCTTAATTTCTAAAATTAATCAGTAACTTTAATGACTTGAGGTACATTAAAGACAGAATAAAGCATGTAAAGTTTACACAGTAAGAAATGGTCTTATGAATTTGACCCTTTGCCCTAGACTGAGTGTGTTACCTTAAAAGACCTCAGTCTTTATAGGCTTGTGttcctggttgtgtgtgtgtgtgtgtgtgtgtgtgtgtgtaaagttaatAAGGCTTCTATAGAAAGGTAAAATGAAGGGAAGGAGATATCGGATGACCAGGGGAGCGTGTGACTGCTAGCCCAGAGCGGAGTGGTACAGTACAACTGAAGAAGGCCTCAGTCTGTCTGGATTCAGCAAATCGTGACTTGCTGTCATCGCCTGTAATGgcccagagagagaaagggcgGAAAAAAGTGCCCATATCTTTTTACAACTATTTGAATTAAGCTTCTACTTGGCTTCTCTATCCAGaattgttttttctctctctttccatttttttacCCAATTCGATTGTATTCCATGCTTACTGTATTTCTTCAGAATattatatttgactttttttttttttttttggacttatgttttgtgtgtaaagaaataatgtaactgtttgtacctgtctgcctgtctttaCAGGATTAATAACTGCGTTGGGGAAGATAACCACTGGctctttcttcagctgtgtTTCTACACTCAGGTCCTGAGTCTCTACACTCTTGCATTGGACTTCTGCCAGTACTACTACTTCCAGCCCCTAGTCTCAGTGGACAAGGTACGAGCAGAATACACTtgcacatgtttttttgtttgtttgtttttttagatcAAATTTCACTTATTGTTGGGAtttgaatatacagtatgttgttGAAATTATAGTCGGATATCATAAAAAAAAGTTCTCACCATTTCTATAGGAAAGGCTCTAAGGATCTTATCTTTTTATAAACAGACTTGAGTTATATGTAAATTCTATAACATcttatataacaataatatgtaaaatttaaacaaataatgtttaatttactttaaaatgtgtTTACTTAGTTTAAGGGATGATTACTTTTAACTTTTCTCTACCAGCAAATCTACAAACACTCAGAAAGGGATCAGACATAACATAAACACTGAGAGCTGAAGTGAAGAACATTGCTACCATAGCACCTAAAGGAGTGGGATCTATTGGACAGCAAAAGAACAGCCATTTCTCAAAGTTGAtatgttggaagcaggaaaaatggacaagcataaggatctgaGTAATTTTGACAAAGGTCAAATTATGATGGTTAGACagctgggtcagagcatctccaaaacagcaggtcttgtggaaTGTTgccagtatgcagtggttagtacctaccaaaagtggtccaaggatggACAACTGGTGAACCAGCAGCGGGGTCATGGGCacaaaggctcattgatgcacgtggggagcaaaggctagcTCGTCTGCTTTTTtgtaacacaaaaaaaaagttaatgtcGGCTTTGATAGGaaggtgtcagaaaacacagtgcatcacagcttgctgtgtaTGGGGTTGCGTAGCTGTAGACTAGTCAAAGTGCTCACTGCTGACCCCTTTCCAcctacaatgggcacatgagcatcagaactggttCATAGAAGAGTGGACGATTTTCAGACGGATATCATAAACTTTCTCACTTTGAGCATTTCTACAGAAAAAGCTGTGGAAATAAGTGGGCTTGACTTTTATGTAAATTCCGTAACATCTTAAAAATAATATGGAACAAAGTGCCTGGAATGATCTAATGCCACTCCTGTCCTCAACGGTCACTCTGCATAAACACTTAATTCAATGAATttccactcactctcacccagatTAATCAATGCATGCACAATGACAGCTGAAACAACTGAGCCATCTCCTTGGCAGCAGTCGCTGGCCTGTatctcatttcctgtttttgttttgccacATTGTGTGTAGGTAAACGAACCCAGCTGAGAAGTGTGAGGCGGGGTGTATGCACACAGAAGGGCCTGTGCAGGAGAGATAGAGGCGTTATCTCTGGGAAAGCTCGACTTTTTTTGGTGGTTTGTGGAACATGCTGAATTGGGATGCGTGTTTGGAGTGATACAGGCACAGAGAGCCTCAAGCCAGACAAATGAACATGAAGCATTGAATCACTGTTAGGAACAGCAGCTGCTCCTAATGAGCCCTGTGGAAATGCCATTTTTgtttaagtgtatgtgtgtgaattgaCGTGTTGGAAAAGAAATTAGGGATGGTTGCATGCGTGTGATATTTTATTCCTGCTgatacatttttgtttcttcCTTTCTCAGGAGTTATTTACGGTGCGTCATGAGTTGGCGCTCTTGCGTGTGTCCTGCTTCATGGGATTGATTATGTTCGGAGGAATGAGCAGTCTTTTCTACTCACAGATCGCTGGAATCATTTCTGTGAGTCAGTCTTGATCTACTATCTCTCTTCCTATTTATGCTCCTTTTTTTCAattaacatatttatatttattataaaattaattattactattatttgcACTCAAAATTattcactgtatacacacatctGTCAGTGACACAGTAATGATTGTCATTTGACTTTGtcgttcatttattcatccacttCAGTGagtactttatcctggtcagggtcatggcaGATCCCGAGACCCGGGACCAATGTGCACGAGGCAGGattacaccctgaatgggatgccagtccattgtAGGGCACCATGCTCACACATTCACAGCCACACTGCCTGTAGTTGCCAGACTTGCACACGTCCTAATGACTCTGGCTGTCTGTGCAGATTCTCGCCCACAAAATAACTCGAAGTTGGCTTTGGAAAGCATGCATAAAAATCTGTGACTTCTCAGTTGATTGAACAAGGATTGAGAAGTGTGATGGGGCAGAATGCTAATCTCATTTGACACTGATCCTTTGATTGACAGCTTCATGTGAGGAAAGAGGATTAGGGTGTGACCTGGTTAAATTCAGAAGAAAAGACCATGTACTTTGACAAAGAGCACTCTTTATCTAGCCTTATCTAGTTTAGCATTACttcatcatttccatttcaatCTGGAGTTTTACCAGTTCTTTTCAGTTTACTGAGGTTCTTGACAAATACTTGAACCCTTATACATCACAATGACAATCCCACATTTTTTCTattcttattttctttacagGCATCagttgaaaataaaatgattttgatCTCAGAGATGCTGTCTTGAGATGATCTTTTGAAGAAATTGATATACCACATAAAGATGGTGGAACAGTGTagtaaaaatctttattttacagAGCAATCACATACTTATAGATACATACTCCGTTATGCATGATTTTCAGTGTAGATAACTGTGTAACAATAGTATTCAAGAAAGTAAATCAACTCCAGCTCCTAATTTACCTTCTTCTGTATTcaaaaaaagtggaaaaaaccTCCAAGATCCTCTTTATAGAATTAAGTGGCTTGAATTATGCCGTGCATCCGGTGGGCTTTTGCTGCTGTTTGTCCTTACGGTAGCTACAATTAAAAAGGATCCAGACAATTAAGCACCAAAGAGGCTGTGCCTAAAGCTTTGCTCGCTTCCTGGTGCAGAACTTTTGAAAGACGTTTATATGGCGCCTTTTCCATTACTAGTgtgtcatttgttttgtttagaaaCTGTACAGGTCTTGTTTTCCTAATGGCACACCTCTAACAATCCATATTATATGCCTCATAGAGCATTACATATCTGTGGCCAGGATGGATTGAGAACGAAACCTGATGAGATACAAGCAGGGCCTCCAGGAGAAGTAGCTGTTTAACACTGTTATTATCACATTAACACGTCAAATAGTTTCCTGCGTCTCCGGATATCCTCGAGTACACTTCTTGGCAGCAGATGAGCTGTCTTCGGCTTGATCTGGATTTTCTAATCTAGTCAGTGTTTTCTACTGAGGCACACTATAACACTGAACTCCTCATAAAGATAGGCACATGCCAACCACAAATACGTTCCACCTTCTGACCCCAACATTGTCTAATAAGGAGTATTAGACTTGGCTGGCCAGACGATATGCCAGTTGCTTGTGTCAGTGATTACACTTTTGACCGCTGATCCCTGGTAAGATCTTTTCACACATCCATACAGAGGTCATAATTGAATAGCGTTTGATAGGGTTAACGTCTTGACCCCGGACATAACCCAGGCCTGTACGCATCATGATTTTACGAATTGATGTTTGTAACTGTgttaatggtaaaaaaaaaaaaaaaagtatatttttgattattaatgtaaatggaTCAgtgtgaataattttttttctggattagCTATCAGTCACACTTCACCCCTCAATAAATAGGTCCCTCAGTGGTAGTGCTAGGCGCACCTCATTTACATAATCGGCTGCAGTGTCTCTTTTTTTGTCCCTTATTCGGGTCGTCTCGCC is from Hemibagrus wyckioides isolate EC202008001 linkage group LG07, SWU_Hwy_1.0, whole genome shotgun sequence and encodes:
- the zdhhc21 gene encoding palmitoyltransferase ZDHHC21 isoform X3 produces the protein MKLRLHFVVDPMGWFCISTVLFIWLYNTILIPKLVLLPHYSEGHIPGALVVCYYLASLLCVTALLRASTADPGRLAQDPKIPLTDREQWELCNKCNLMRPKRSHHCSRCGHCVRRMDHHCPWINNCVGEDNHWLFLQLCFYTQVLSLYTLALDFCQYYYFQPLVSVDKELFTVRHELALLRVSCFMGLIMFGGMSSLFYSQIAGIISDTTTIEKMSHSSERIAFMPGSQQCSSVVAAVVG